The genomic segment GGTGTACTTTGAGACCCCTGCGATCTTTCCAGTTATGTATATGGTACGTAATGTAGCTTTTGTGTTTTGTGACAGATACATTCTTGTCCTTTTTGCCCTACTTTCTCTGTTCCTGACTTTCAGCCCTGGGAAGTGACCTCTTGCTGTGATTTATGTTGCAGGTTTTACTTCTCTGTTTTTGTTCAGGAGGAATGTATCCTGTGCACTTGAGATGCCTTGAAAGGGCATGAGTTTTGTtggaaagtcctgtcaagtcacagccaaattatggcaacccatggggtttttaaggcaagatggacacagatggtttgccattgcctgcccctgcatagcaaccctggacttccctggtgatctcccatccaagtactaactagggcaaCATGTCCCGTGATGGCTGAGGACTCTTCCAGGGTCCACGTGCCTCCCTCTTGCAAATCAGCTGTAGCATTTCAAAGCTAATGTTGTGGAACTGAGTTGGCTGCTTAATTGTTTAAAAACTGGGCTGCATCCTATTGCACAGGGTGTGCAGTAGTCTGCCGCTGTGCATTACCATGCTTCTGGCTAGCATTTCTTATCCGGATTTCTGCATTGCTAGCAATCTTGGAAACCTATGCTAAATCAATGAGGCATATATTGTATGTGCCTTTCAGGGTGCGTATGTGTGTAAAGAGGGGTTATGAAGAGGCTTTCCTGAGCTAATTGCTTTAATAAATTATTCATTCTGGTGCTACACAGCAGCTTTGTGATTGAATGCTGTCTCTTTTTGCTGTGGAGAAGATGGAGAGATGTAAAATCTCTCTCCTCACCCACCTTTTTGATCTCCCCCAACAGTAGAGATTTAGCCACCCTTCTGGTGTTTAGGGATTATTAACTGTAATGGAAGTTGGACAGAGAAACCTAACGGAGTGGTGGAGATTACTAATTTCTCTTCCTGTCAAAAAGAAAGTCAGTGTTCACTTGTGCATCTGAGACTCACAGTGTGAGAAAAATGCCAGTAACAGATTTTTATGTAATCCTGGGATAATTCCTTTAGTCTTATCTatgcaccccaccccacccccatgtgaGTTCCCACAGCCAATTTTTGCATTTGTTTCCCATGGTTGGTAATCTTGACACAAGTCATGTCCTCCGAAACGTTTGCTTTGGATAAAGCTTAAACCTTTAAGCTCGAGAAAGCCAAAATAAAGgagaatatatatttaaaaggggagggactgCACAGATTTggagggggcatctcatttccccctttcccactcTTACTTCCCTAAAAGCTCCGTACATCTCCTCTTTTCTTGTTACCTTCTCTCCTTCTTACTCAagagccaacctacatttatctgcccccctccgtcttcagctttctctccatCCCTCAACAGTTTTATACCAGTTTAATTGTTGTAGTTATTAGTCCCAAAGAACCCTGGGAAGTGTTGTTTGGTGAGAATGCTGAGAATTCTGTGTTAGAGATCTGTGTCCTTCTTCGTTGAATAGTGTTTctaagagctccctgccctcctctaagtgacagcccttcagatatttaaagagagcaatcatgtcccccctcaacctcctcttctccagactaaacattcccaagtccctcagcctttcctcatagggcttggtctcctggcACTTCAATCTTTGTGTAGTTCTGCTTCTCACAGTCCAGTAAATTCTTATGAACTTGTATTCCAGAAAGAGGGTTGCACCCAACCAGGGTGAAATAAAACCAACAGTAATTTACTGAGGGAGAAATCGAAGCAGTGATGAGTCCCAAGGCCATCCATCAAATAGCTCTGAAATTTATATACATAGCCGTGGTCCAAATCAGGATGGATTGATTTAAGTCAGAATTCTTCATGTaatagttatttattttattctattcaaAAAGATATTTAGAatgattaaataaaacatataaacacatctCCTCATGGGAGATCGCATGGGTTTTGTTGGTATACAACTGGGTCCCATCCCAATtaattaatctggtgaactgggttggtttccctacacttacacatgaagccagctgggtgaccttaggctagtcacagctctcttagaggtctctgagccccacctacctctcagggtgtctcttgtggagaggggaggggaaggcgattgtaagctggtttgattcttccttaactggtggagaaagttggcatataaaaaccaactcttcttcttaattcagAGGCcatagctagcctgatctcatcagatctcagaagctaagcaaggtcagccctggttagtatttggatgggagaccaccaaggaataccagggttgctgttcagaagaaggcactggcaaaccacctctgttagtctcttgccatgaaaaccccaaaaggggtcgccatgacttgatggcactttacacacacacacagctatacCATTGATTCATGGTTTGACAGTATGGACCTTCCAAACTGCCTACTTTTGGCCACGTAGAATTGTGCAGCGTCTTCTGAGTACAAATCGTCTTCAGAGAACCAACTGCTTGTTATTTAACGCAGGCAGCCACACATAGAAAGGCATGCAAAGTGATTACTGTTTTGCCTGCAAGGCACAGCTCCTCCGTGTAGCAGCAAAGGATGCGGGAAGGTCATCGGAGGGAAAGTATTCTTTGGTCAATGATTGGGCTCGAGTTGCTTGGTAGCTGAATTCAAGACTCAGACGTTTGGCAGAAAGCCTGCCTTTTGATGGGTAGAAACATTGCTTTCCTTgttgtttgtttcttctttttcttcttgtaagTGCACAGCCTACTctactctttccccccccctcctgttgTAGGGAGGAATAAGTGGTGAATTGTGCAGCCTTTCAAAAGACTTCCAAGTAAATTCAGCCTTGGCGTTGATTGAACATCAGAACAGATGGATAATGGAGACTGGGGATATATAGTAAGTATTCCAGTTTGGATTCTGGTTGCCTGGTAAATTTCCCCAAGGGTTTTGCTTTGTGTGTGAATATAAATCTACCAactcaaatttatttaatacagtccaagaccaataaaaatagaatcaatacaataattcagaCTTCCAGAATATCCAGTAACTcatgggaaaaaaaacatttaagattgtagattcacagaattatacattatCTTATAAAACGTATAGCTAAAACGCCTATATACCCAAATCTTTTTTGCACACGCACGCACCCGGTGATATCTTGCCTAACGTGAATGCTGGTTTTTTTATTTCAAGAAAACTCGGTAAATTTCATTACCTAGAGAggtgcagacaaaaaaaaaatcaggctacTTAACTTCATATATCAGTTAGGGGATAGGGAATTTGGGGGCCCAGTGATCCTGACTGTATGGGTGctgggctcacgaaagcttatgccacaagaaATTTAACCAGTTGTTAAGGTTCCATTGCCCTGACCCGGGtgacccaggctagctcgattttgtaggatctcagaagctaagcagggtcagccctggttagcacttggaatgggagaccgccaaggaagtctagggttgctacacagaagcaggcaatggcaaaccacctgtgtttgactatttgccttgaaaaccctatggggataCCATAAGTTGACAGCAACTTTATGGCGCTTTCCACTACCAAGGTTCCACTAGACCTTCTGCTGGTTTTGCCTTTATTCCAGTCTGCTTTGGTTAGTAGTAGGTCACGGAAACTCTGTAACATTGGGTAgctattttaaagtttttaaaagattttctgtctcttcttcttgatttgcatatgtgctttttaaaaaaaaaaattggatatggtcccccaggaaattcacaagcgCAGGTTTAATGGAGACATATTCAGAAAGACTTGACAGGAGATCTTCCCAGTGAATTGTACTATACATACATAATTGCCCAAGATAATTCAAGAGTTAGTAGAATATTTTGCCTTCATTCCTTTTCCCCCTAAAGtagaggtgaacacatgaagcttccttctactgaattagacccttggtccatcaaagtcagtattgtctactcagactggcagcagctctccagggtctcaggctgaggtctttcacatcacctacttgcctagttcctttaactggagatgctggggattgaacctggggccttctgcgtgccaagcagatgctctaccattgagccactgcTCCTCCCTTCACTTGTATGAGATGGTGGCTTGGGGGGAAAGGTAGTCTCACATTTTTTGTATTGCCTCCAGGTTGCAGCATGTGATCTGAACCCAGAGTTAAAATTGTACATAAGCAGAATTGCACTGCTATTCCGGAGTCAGCTAGACCCAGAGCTGGGGCAAGGGATATCACTTGGTCATCTGCAATAAATTGCAGCTCCGACTAAGGTACACCTAATTAGAAGTCTGCATTAATATTTTCCAGTTTGGTTAGAGAGGGAGGCCTGATTTAGAACGTGTCAGTACCAAAGAGCTTTGCTCTCACACCGAGAGTGTCTTTCAAACAGGGCCTCTTTATCAGCAGAGCAGCTACAAATGCAGTGTTAGCATGCCGGAACGACACCTGCCTGGGCTAAAGATCTACAGTCTGCTGATGTTGCATGCGTAGCAATGTTGGCCCAGTTTTAATCGAGAGACTGAGTGTGCGCAAATCCCCCAGGTAAGTTCTTACGTTTCACCGGTGTCCCCATCAAATTGGGCCAGaggcagtattttttataaagtggATTAAATACTATGcttcattcatttattatatCCAGCtctggagaaaggcaggctaacaAATGTGTTACGTAAATAAACGGAACATATTAATGTTGTCCCATTTTTCATAGTTGTGTCCAAAAAGCATCACGTGTCAATAAAGGCAAGACAGGCCCTGCTGtcattaactgtgtgtgtgtgtatgtaaagtgccttcaagtctcaaccgacttatggcgacccctttttttgggttttcatggcaagagactggtttgccagtgccttcctctgcacagcaaccctggcattctcccatccaaatactaaccagggctgaccctgcttagcttctgagatctgacgagatcaggctagcctgggccattcaggtcagggttgTCATTAACTAGGAACTAAAAAAAGATAAAACTCACAAAGGGAggaaaatggaggaaaaaggtagagaaatgttGGTTTAGCAGTATCAGAATAATGATAGAATTTATATTCTGTTGAGACTGGATTCTCCCTTACTTGCCTCACAGTGAGCTGTGCTTATATATcctgtgtgtttttaaagataatgtcCTATTAAGTCATGTGGAGGGGGAGTGCAGTTGAAAGGGTTTTTAAAGTTTTGTCAGCAATTACAGAGTTGTTTTAAGCTTGGTAGCCTGTACTTATATCAATTTGAAGGAGCTCTGAAACTTTCtctttgtttctgtttctgtttccccccctcctcttctcctcaAGATGACTGATCCAGTCACTCTAAATGTGGGTGGACACTTGTATACAACATCACTCACCACTCTCACAAGGTATCCTGATTCGATGCTGGGGGCCATGTTCAGGGGTGGCTTCCCTACAGCCAGAGACTCTCAGGGGAATTACTTCATCGACCGGGATGGGCCGCTTTTCCGGTACGTTCTTAACTTCTTACGGACATCAGAGATGACTCTGCCTCTGGACTTCAAAGAGTTTGACCTGCTTCGGAAAGAAGCGGACTTTTATCAGATCGAACCCTTAATCCAATGGCTTAATGACCCCAAACCTTTGTATCCTGTGGATACGTTCGAGGAGGTGGTGGAGCTGTCCAGCACGCGCAAGCTCTCGAAATACTCCAACCCAGTGGCAGTGATCATAACTCAGCTGACCATCACAACCAAGGTCCATTCATTGCTGGAAGGCATTTCCAACCATTTTACTAAGTGGAATAAGCATATGATGGACACTAGAGACTGTCAGGTTTCTTTTACTTTTGGGCCATGTGATTACCACCAAGAAGTCTCTCTCAGAGTTCATCTGATGGAGTACATCACAAAGCAAGGCTTCACTATTCGAAATACGAGGGTTCACCACATGAGTGAACGAGCCAATGAAAATACAGTCGAACACAACTGGACTTTCTGCAGACTGGCACGGAAAACGGACGACtgatttccttcccccaccctacCTCACCCTTTCCCCATTCTCCAGAAATGAGCAGCTTTTCAGAACTGTGGGTTCAGTTCAGTAGTTCCCTTCTGCTTGGTAAAAAATTTTAAGATAGAGGAAGGACTCCTCCTCCGACTGGAAGTTGAAGGAAACCATTGCACTGTATCCAGCACAAGGTTTTGTGGATCTTTCTGGGTTTCCTCACCCCCTAGCAGTCCTTTCCACCTTGGGAAAGATTTCCCTGGGGTCACAGGACTTGTGGAGAAATAGCCATGTGGTTTGAGAGGCTGcagttgggagggggaaggggtgaaaccactcccttcttcctcttccgttGGTCCCGTTCTGCTCATCGAAGGGATGGGATGGAGTGGATTGGCCTGTTTTGCCCTCCTGAACAAAGAGGCTGTAATTTCGTATGGATTGTGCAACCCCGTGAATAAACTCTCCCAGAGATAGAAAGGACAGCAGGGGAGACAGGAAAGCCTGGAGGATGGGCAAGCATCAGCACCTTCCGCTGACCCATCACAGGATCCAACCAcgtggatccaacccagtgtgccAGTGATAGGGTCCTGGCTTTGTCTTAAGCAACCTTGGAGTCTCCCTTTTTTGTTATGAGTATTTATTACTGATTCTTATGGACTGGATAACTGACCCGCTCTGGCCTGTCTTTGTCTTTTGTCAATGTATGCATGTGCCTGCTCGAACTGGTCAAGACACTTCGTTACAAAGGAGGAATAACGACAGTCGGACACCATTTCTTTTATGTTGTCCGCCCAACGGTGTAAAGCACTGAAAGAAAATCACCTCCTGTTTTAAACTGTGTTTTAATTCATCTCGTGCTATTAAGAACCACTGGGAACAAACCGGAGGGCCCCAGTCTTTTTGggaaagtcccctgtgcaagctgtgttgaaatgaatagGAATGGTGGAGGAGCCACTTGCGAAGGGAAAGTTCCTTCTGGACCATCCCCAGAATATTAAACGTGCGGTGGAGAGGAAGGAGTTACCATCATGTAAACTAATCTAGTTTTCCTAAACAAGTAAGCAAGCAGTATTATGATTTAGGGAACAACAAACCTCTACCCGTTTTTCCCCCCAAGTGCGGTGTATTACAGTTACGACAACCATTTTTCCCCTATGCATTATAAATCAAGCAACCAAATATAATATGCAGCTACAAAAAACAATTAGAAGTATTTATATTGGATTCTGAATGCAAATATCCCTCTCGTAGAactcttttattttttactgcCTGGTGCAATATTATTCCCAAGTGTAATGCTTGCCATCAAGAAACTaataaaaaatatgaaatatggaAATAAGATTTGTATTTtttggagttgtgtgtgtgtccccctcaTTTTGATCTATTTATTATTCTGGGAACAGTAGGAGTAAGGGAAATAAATGGATGGAAATGAAGTGGCTTCtctgaacagaaaaaaataaacaattgaGACGTGTTTAACTTTTAATGGCTTGCATTTTGAAACTGGCCTAAGCAACAAGAAGGTCACAATAAAATTCATCTGTATTTGGGGACAGCATGAATAGAATCATGGAGATGTCACACAgatgccttttactgagtcagccgagccctgctggatccaaccagtggtccatctagtccagcatccagtctcacacagtggccaaccagttcctctggaagtccaacaacagggcacagaggccaaggccttcccctgatgctgcttcctggcactggtattcagacgtTTATTAGCCCTGAACGTGGCGATTCCCTTTCATCAccaatagacctctcctccatgaatctgtctaatgcccttttaaagctgtgtatGCCTGTGGCTATCACTCACTACCTcctttggcagtgaattccacattttaatcacttgctgtgtaaagatgtatttccttttgtttgtcctgaatctattgcctgtcagcttcattggatgccctcgagttctagtattttgggagagagaaaaagttctctttgtcaactctctccaactcatgcatgattttataaaacTCTGTTATGTCTCCCCCTTAgtggtctcttttctaaactgaaagatCCCAGACCCTTCAGCCATTCCTCATAGGGAAAGTCCTCCAactccctaatcatcttggttgcccttttcagctctgtgatgtcctttttgagatacggtgaccagaactgcatacgatattccaaatgaggccacaccacagatctatacaggagcattataatatcagccattttattttgAGTCCCTTTCCTAATCCTAACCTAGAGttttcctttttcactgctgcagcacactgggttgacactttcattgagctatctactacaaccccaagaacttTCCCCCTCtcaagtctcagcaagttcaaaCCCCATTAGCTTATACTTGAAGCAGTATGATTGGTAAAGAAGAagaacagcacgaggctcacagTGAATAAATTATAATACACTGTAATAAAGCAATTCAAATATACAAATTCATAATAGTTGTTCACAATTCAAATATACAAATCTTGAAATTGAAACTTAGAACAAATCATCTAAAGTCCATAACAAAGTCAAATCTACATTTGTGTAGCTGTGTACTTGTTGTAAGGCAGATGAGACCAAACGGAGTTCTTAACCGTCACGAAGCTCGGGGCGGCAGCGACGCGGCGCACAGCTGGTGTAACAAACACAATGGAGGCAAAAAATCGGGCGTGAACCCGACTGGTCAGAAGTGGGGAGCGAAGTCCTCCATTcacttggagcagtggagtctgatctagagaactgagtttgattccctactcctccacatgagcagcggaggctaatctggtgaactggatttgttttcccactcctacacacaaagccagttgggtgaccttgggccagtcacactcagccccacctacctcacagggtgtctgttgtggggagggaaagagaaggtgattgtaagccagtttgattctcccttaagtggtagagaaagttggcatataaaaaccagctcttcttaccAACATCaaacttcatctgccacatttttgcccactcacccaatctgtggagatcctcctggagctcttcacagtcatccttggttttcaccatcctgaataatttggtgtcatctgcaaatgtggccactacactactcacccctagttccagataatttatgaacaaatcaaATAATACCGgtcccaataccaatccttgtgggaccacactgcttacttccctccattgtgagaccTGTCCATTTATACCTACTCTATGCTTCCTGTCATGTAACcaattaatccataagagaacccggCCTCTTaccccatgactgctaagtttacgcaggagtctttggtgaagtaccttgtcaaaagtcttttgaaagtccaagtactTAATGTCTACCAGGTCACTGTTATCGAAATGCTTATTCACTTTTTCAAAgaactccagcatggtgtagtgattaagcgcagtggtttagagcagcggacactaatctggtgaaccgggttagtttccccacacctccacatgaagccagctgggtgaccttgagctagtcacagctctcttaagagctctctcagccccacctgcctcacaaggggcttgttgtggggagaggaagggaaggcaattgtaagccgctttgggactacttgtgtttccctttcagcttccttttaacaattcccctcacttttgtatagttccctcttttgaaaccAAATGTTATAGTTTTGGACTTTTGGGGTAACTTTCCACTGACATGCTTTTCCAATCTAAATACAGAGTTGGACCCAGCCAGCTTTGCCCCTTTCATACTGCAGTCTTGGTCccagtggcttttgtccatgcaggtcccgaGATCCCCAGCATCATTTCTGGGGGAGGTGTGTCAAAGtagacccctccctcccctttttcccagcagaaaagctggttggatccattcCATGGTGAGTTAACATGGCCCAGCAACTTGGTCATCTGCCTTATTTAGAAGTAGTAGGAAAGAAGGAACAGTACGGAGCTCAAGAAATTCAAATCACATCCAATCGCTATGTTGAATCGCTATATTAAGGTTACCATTCAAATAAGCAGTATACTTCAACAATAATTGTACAATGCAAGGTAAGTGAATAACCAAACCCAATGGGTATCACTATCAACTATATAAACAGAAAGACGGGATCCCGGTAGGGAGATGGGAGACTGGGAGAGCCCAGGACTCCGTCGAAAGGCTTGGAGACGGTGCGTGTAGCGCTGAAGTGCAGAGCCCTGGCGGGAGCCGGGAAAACCCGGACTGCAACTGCTGCAGAAACGCTTTTTCTGGAATAAATCTTGTGCGTTttcactaatattttagcttcATCAGCCCAAAGATAGTTGTATTGACTTCATCAACCAAGATATAATCGAGTTCAATTGCCCTGCGTGAGGTTCTTCCAACGTATGAGGAAACAAAACTGGGAGAAACAATCATACGTTAAACAACTCACAAGGTACTCTGTGACGTTTTAGAATTTGCACAGGAAGCGCTTTTAGACTACGGGATGCTGCTTTTGTTTTCGTATGAAACTTGAGTGCTGAAATGGTAATTTCAGGGCTTACTAAAGCATTAGAAGTCCCATAGTCTTGATTCTGCTCTTATCGACTGAGGACGTGATGTGCCTGCCTATGGGAGCCAAGAAGGGTTGTGCCATTGAGCATTTCTCCTGCTCCATTTTCATAGCACCATTGCTAAAAGAAATAAGAGTGGGGATTTTTAGAGACAAATCCGTGAACTTTAGCAGCACCTGTGCTTTGGTTTGAATAGCTGCGTGTGGTTTCGGTTATCCTTTGAATTAAGGTGTTCCGTGAAATTCTCTGCACTGTCTAGCTACGTGCTGCTCTCTTGCATGTTGCTTAAATTAGCCTTAAAAAACCCCTCAGTATTATAAAGCCCAACATTCTCCTTTTGTATGGTGCCCAGCAGGATCTTGTTAGAATGGATTTTCAAAGTCCATCTCTTCAGttttaatgcatagttaaattgtggaactccctgccccaggatgtggtgatggctgccaccttagaaggatttaagaggggagtggacatgttcatggaggagagggctatccatggctactagttaaaatggatactagtcatgatgcatacctgttctctccaggatcagaggagcacgcctattatattaggtgctgtgaaacacaggcaggatggtgctgctgcagtcatcttgtttgtgggcttcctacaggcacctggttggccgctgtgtgaacagactgctggactttatgggccttggtctgatccagcatggttttcttatgttcttatgtaagaaaGGTTCTGGTCCTCACTATGGTCATGGTCAGGTCTCAAGATGATAAGACAGTTGTGATGTCTTCTGCTGCCATCTAACACCTGCCTCATGCAGATAATCAATGGATGGTGTTATCACACTATTTGGATAAGCCAGAgggaaagagcaaaagtccagtagcaccttcaagatgaaccaaatttctagcagggtatgagctttcgtgagccacagctcacttcatcagattcagctagaatgtgaatctatctatccttaagtagagtgaattacacacacaatggcaatgtaaatgtcaaaagcaagtaaatgacattagcaggtgtgattggattaggtgtcaTAAGCCAGAGGTACCTTTGCTTTTTTATGGGTAGCTGTTTACCAAAGCCCAAGTGTTCTCTCTCTTGCTTCACTCCACCATGAGAGTGAGCCCAAAAAACAGAACGCTTGACCATGGAATGCTACAGAAACCAGAATCCTTCAACATTTAACTCAAGACAGTGTTTTAGAACAGGATGCTTTTTGTTTCCGCTTAAACCCCTTGAATCTTTATAAGCTGTGCTCAATagccaggaggttttggggacctCCACCCTACAATGGAGCCGTACGATGTTCCTTTGAGactggttgagggcagcgatggttcTGTCATGGCTGGCCTCCCAGCGCTTTTTGCCACCTGCCCTTTTCTTGCACTTTCTACATCAGTTAATTCTGCCTCCTTCCCTGGCAATGATGCCACAAATACCAATATTAAAGGCATCACTGGATTACTGGGTTTGTCTGTGTTATAggttttattaatatttattaatatagGTAAGATGTGTTATAggttttattaatatttattaatgGCTAATAATATTTATAATGGCTAACGAGAAACGGTTAGCTGATAATTTTTGAATTACAGAACCGAGTGCTTGATTCCCGCTTTTCCAATGACTTTAAGTGCAAAAATGTTATCCATTACAAGGATATATTATGCTGACTAAGatataatgatgtaatgtaaataataattatattttatgatttaaacatgaaaacaagatgCTATAAATTAATAAATGGGTTCAACCTCAACGTATTTTTGCATTTTAACTGGAATGTTATTGGGAATCGTTCCCTCAGatttaagctgccctgagcctgaccatGGTCGGGAAAGGGCTggttaaaaatcaaataaataaataaaacctcccTTCCCGCTGTTCTCTCTCTCTACCCCAAAATTCAGACATCTTCTGTGCTTACAGGAACCCCCCATGTAAAATTGTGCTTCAGTAATGCAACACAAATGTTGCGCAGGATATATTTATTAGCCACTGTTGCCGCAGATTTTATACATGAATAGCAGTCTCTCCTTAAGAATAAGtgcttaaaaatattttcctaataccTTGTGCCTTGAGTATTTAAACCTGGCACCTTGAAGTCTAGTCAAAAAGAAACCACACAATATCAGCGCCTTTAATTCTACATGGctgtattttatttcttaaagctgcagccTTTGTGGCTGGGAACTGGGGCACTTGCCAAGAGTGTGGGACAGTGAAGATTCGACTCACCTTGGCTATGAAAGTCACTCGGTTGCCTTGGCCAAGCTACAGCGGTGTCTGGTTCAACCAGACACACGTCCCAATTCCAGCCTATTACTCTCTACCTTTACTAGAGGCGGCCTTTTGAGATTTAAGGCGAGGACTGTTCaagataagagccccgtggcgcagagtggtaagctgcagtactgcagtccaagctctgctcacgacttgagttcgatctcaacggaagtt from the Euleptes europaea isolate rEulEur1 chromosome 1, rEulEur1.hap1, whole genome shotgun sequence genome contains:
- the KCTD6 gene encoding BTB/POZ domain-containing protein KCTD6 — translated: MDNGDWGYIMTDPVTLNVGGHLYTTSLTTLTRYPDSMLGAMFRGGFPTARDSQGNYFIDRDGPLFRYVLNFLRTSEMTLPLDFKEFDLLRKEADFYQIEPLIQWLNDPKPLYPVDTFEEVVELSSTRKLSKYSNPVAVIITQLTITTKVHSLLEGISNHFTKWNKHMMDTRDCQVSFTFGPCDYHQEVSLRVHLMEYITKQGFTIRNTRVHHMSERANENTVEHNWTFCRLARKTDD